The following DNA comes from Rhodanobacter sp. AS-Z3.
GCCAAGAACGCCCCCCTTCCTGCTGCGCTGGACGCTTTGCCGGTATTGCCGTTGCGCGACGTCGTGGTTTATCCGCACATGGTGATTCCGCTGTTTGTCGGTCGCGACAAGTCCATGCGCGCGCTGGAGCGCGCCATGGAAGGCGAACGCCAGATCCTGCTGGTCGCGCAGAAGAGCCCGGACATCGACGATCCGGAGATTTCCGACCTGCATCAGGTCGGCACGCTGGCTGGCGTGCTGCAGTTGCTGAAATTGCCTGATGGCACCGTGAAAGTGCTGGTTGAAGGCCAGTCGCGCGTGTCCGTCGAAGGCTTCAAGGAAGAGGACGGCATGCTGACCGCGCGTTCGCGGGTGATCGAGCCCGTGTACAACGTGAAGGAACGCGAGCTCGACGTAGTCTCCCGCACGCTCATTTCGTTGTTCGAACAGTTGGTCAAGCAAAGCCGCAAGTTGCCGCCGGAAGTTTTGGCCAGCTTGTCCGGCATTGACGACCCGTCGCGTGTCGCCGATTCCATTGCCGCTCATCTTTCCGTGCGCATGGCAGACAAGCAGAAGGTGCTGGAGACGGCTGATGTCGGTCTGCGGCTTGAACTGCTGATCGGCCTGGTCGACGGCGAGATGGACTTGCAGCAGGTCGAAAAACGCATCCGTGGTCGAGTCAAATCGCAGATGGAGAAAAGCCAGCGCGAGTATTACCTCAACGAACAGATGAAGGCGATTCAGAAGGAGCTGGGTGACAACGAAGACGGCCCCAACGAGGTCGAGGAACTACAGAAGAAGATCGAAGAGTCGGGCATGCCCAAGCCGGTGTTGACCAAGGCACGGCAGGAGTTCAACAAGCTCAAGCAGATGTCGCCGATGTCCGCCGAGGCGACCGTCGTGCGCAACTACCTTGACTGGCTGGTCGGGGTGCCGTGGAAGAAGCGCAGCAAGGTGCGCAAGGATCTGCAGTTGGCCCAGGAGGTGCTGGACGCCGACCACTTCGGATTGGAGAAGGTCAAGGAACGTATTCTTGAATACCTCGCGGTGCAGCAGCGCGTCTCGTTGATGAAGGGCCCGATCCTGTGTCTGGTCGGACCACCCGGCGTGGGCAAGACCTCGCTAGGCCAGTCAATTGCGAAGGCCACCAATCGAAAATTCGTCCGCATGAGCTTGGGCGGCGTGCGCGACGAAGCCGAAATTCGTGGTCATCGGCGCACCTACATCGGTTCGATGCCTGGCCGGATCGTGCAGAACATCAACAAGGTGGGCGCGAAGAATCCGCTGTTCGTGCTCGACGAAATCGACAAGATGTCGATGGATTTCCGTGGCGATCCGTCCTCGGCATTGCTTGAGGTGCTGGACCCGGAACAGAACCATGCGTTCAACGACCACTATCTTGAGGTCGATCTGGATCTGTCCGAGGTGATGTGGATTGCTACCGCCAATTCACTGAACATTCCTGGTCCCCTGCTGGATCGCATGGAAGTCATTCGCATTCCTGGCTACACCGAAGACGAAAAGCTCGGCATCGCGCAGAAGTATCTGCTACCCAAGCAGCTCAAGGCGAACGGGCTGAAGCCCGAGGAACTCAGCGTCAACGAAGAGGCGCTGCGCGACATCGTGCGCTTTTACACGCGCGAGTCTGGCGTGCGCAATCTGGAACGCGAGATTTCCAAAATTTGCCGCAAGGTGGTCAAGGAGCTGACGCTGGGGCAGGTCAGGAAGCTCAAGGTCAAGGCCGTCGCGAAGAAGGGCAAGGGCAAGGCGAAGCCTGCTCTGGACAGCGTCGCGGTCACTGCGGACAACCTCGATCATTTCCTTGGCGTGCGTCGTTTCGATTTCGGCCGCAAGGAGCTGCAGAATG
Coding sequences within:
- the lon gene encoding endopeptidase La, whose product is MAKNAPLPAALDALPVLPLRDVVVYPHMVIPLFVGRDKSMRALERAMEGERQILLVAQKSPDIDDPEISDLHQVGTLAGVLQLLKLPDGTVKVLVEGQSRVSVEGFKEEDGMLTARSRVIEPVYNVKERELDVVSRTLISLFEQLVKQSRKLPPEVLASLSGIDDPSRVADSIAAHLSVRMADKQKVLETADVGLRLELLIGLVDGEMDLQQVEKRIRGRVKSQMEKSQREYYLNEQMKAIQKELGDNEDGPNEVEELQKKIEESGMPKPVLTKARQEFNKLKQMSPMSAEATVVRNYLDWLVGVPWKKRSKVRKDLQLAQEVLDADHFGLEKVKERILEYLAVQQRVSLMKGPILCLVGPPGVGKTSLGQSIAKATNRKFVRMSLGGVRDEAEIRGHRRTYIGSMPGRIVQNINKVGAKNPLFVLDEIDKMSMDFRGDPSSALLEVLDPEQNHAFNDHYLEVDLDLSEVMWIATANSLNIPGPLLDRMEVIRIPGYTEDEKLGIAQKYLLPKQLKANGLKPEELSVNEEALRDIVRFYTRESGVRNLEREISKICRKVVKELTLGQVRKLKVKAVAKKGKGKAKPALDSVAVTADNLDHFLGVRRFDFGRKELQNEVGLVTGLAWTQVGGELLSIEGSVVPGKGRLVHTGQLGDVMKESIQAALSVVRARADQLGIDPEFHQKLDVHIHVPEGATPKDGPSAGIAMCTALVSVLTKVPVRSEVAMTGEITLRGRVLPIGGLKEKLLAAHRGGITTVIIPEDNKKDLVDMPANITSSMQIYPVRWIDEVLDIALERPLQPSTAKAETPAGVAGDSTEAHSLTH